A region from the Salidesulfovibrio onnuriiensis genome encodes:
- a CDS encoding GlxA family transcriptional regulator produces the protein MKTPLGRICIFFVIAATNVIFYLAVMTKQIEFFLYPGVVSLDVTGPLEVFSSATELLHHDGRLNEGYVPAFSSLCPGAVKTSSGLVLNADVRPGLKERSILLVPGGLVAENTSTDPEVIRAIRAAARKADRIVSVCSGAFILAACDLLEGRRATTHWLVADRLAELYPNITVEADAIYVQDGHISTSAGVTAGIDLALALVEEDYGPSLAIEVARVLLLYRRRPGHQSQFSTLLSIQAKAVEKFSGLVKWMEDNLDQNLTVERLADQVHMSPRTFARIFPSETGMSPARFVEQMRIDRARELIESGTEALEAVAQESGFGREERLRRAFLRRLGISPAQYRAHFIKGELNDKTTHLRDIHL, from the coding sequence GTGAAAACACCACTTGGCAGAATCTGCATATTTTTTGTCATTGCTGCCACCAATGTTATTTTCTACCTTGCTGTCATGACAAAGCAGATCGAGTTTTTCCTCTATCCTGGCGTGGTGTCCCTGGATGTCACCGGTCCTTTGGAGGTTTTTTCGTCGGCCACCGAGTTGCTGCATCATGACGGCCGCCTGAACGAAGGCTATGTTCCAGCCTTTTCCTCATTATGCCCCGGAGCGGTGAAAACCTCTTCGGGCCTGGTGCTGAATGCCGATGTACGCCCTGGACTAAAAGAAAGAAGCATTTTGCTTGTGCCAGGCGGTCTGGTTGCTGAAAACACCTCTACAGACCCCGAGGTTATACGGGCAATTCGAGCTGCGGCCCGCAAGGCGGATCGCATCGTTTCGGTCTGTAGCGGAGCCTTCATCCTTGCAGCCTGTGACTTGCTGGAAGGCAGACGGGCCACCACCCACTGGCTAGTCGCCGACAGACTGGCCGAACTATACCCGAACATCACTGTGGAAGCGGACGCCATCTATGTGCAGGATGGCCATATTTCCACCAGCGCAGGTGTCACAGCGGGAATCGACCTGGCGCTCGCCCTGGTGGAGGAGGACTACGGCCCATCCCTGGCCATTGAGGTGGCGCGTGTGCTGCTGCTCTACCGCAGACGGCCCGGGCACCAGAGTCAGTTCAGCACCCTCCTCTCCATACAGGCCAAGGCCGTAGAGAAGTTCAGTGGCCTTGTGAAATGGATGGAAGACAACCTTGATCAGAACCTCACGGTGGAAAGGCTGGCCGATCAGGTCCACATGAGCCCACGCACCTTTGCACGTATTTTTCCGTCGGAAACAGGTATGAGCCCCGCTCGCTTTGTTGAGCAGATGCGGATCGATCGTGCGCGCGAACTGATCGAATCCGGAACGGAAGCTCTGGAAGCCGTGGCACAGGAATCCGGCTTCGGCCGGGAAGAAAGGTTGCGCAGGGCCTTCCTGCGGAGGCTCGGCATCAGTCCGGCCCAGTACAGGGCCCACTTCATCAAAGGAGAACTCAATGACAAAACAACTCACCTACGGGATATACATCTATGA
- the dsrP gene encoding sulfate reduction electron transfer complex DsrMKJOP subunit DsrP — translation MLERALKGSPRYYAWIGFLMLVIAAGAGAWIYQLMEGLTITGMSRDVSWGFYIAQFTYLVGVAASGVMIVLPYYFHHYKPNKHMVIFGEFMAIGACVMCMLFIAVDVGQPQRMFNVMLHPTPNSILFWDMTVLIGYLTLNLLCGWVCLEHDRMRLPHPKWIKPFIIISIVWAFSIHTVTAFLYQGLPGRHYWLTAILAARFLASAFCSGPAILLLVLKVTEKVTSFQMPRNAVRTLTKIIAYAMVVNMFFLALEIFTAFYSNIPGHKHSIVYLFAGVHGHHELVPFMWTFVVMAVVSLTLLIPPRFRDNQKLLPWALAILVVATWIDKGLGLLIGGMNPTPFETITPYWPTGLELLISAMVYAIGALIVTVLFKIATSVKQDLEQSQALPCGCSTEDHCDCSSEEEAPAADEAPAQEAEAAA, via the coding sequence ATGCTGGAAAGAGCTCTCAAAGGTTCTCCCAGGTACTACGCCTGGATCGGCTTCCTGATGCTGGTTATCGCTGCAGGAGCCGGAGCTTGGATTTATCAGTTGATGGAAGGTCTGACCATCACGGGCATGTCCCGCGACGTGTCCTGGGGTTTCTACATCGCCCAGTTCACCTATCTGGTCGGTGTGGCCGCCTCGGGCGTCATGATCGTCCTTCCCTACTACTTCCACCACTACAAGCCCAACAAGCACATGGTCATCTTCGGTGAGTTCATGGCCATCGGCGCGTGTGTCATGTGCATGTTGTTCATTGCTGTCGACGTTGGTCAGCCCCAGCGCATGTTCAACGTCATGCTGCACCCCACGCCGAACTCCATCCTGTTCTGGGACATGACCGTGCTTATCGGTTACCTGACCCTGAACCTGCTGTGCGGCTGGGTCTGCCTGGAGCATGACCGCATGCGCCTGCCGCATCCCAAGTGGATCAAGCCCTTCATCATCATCTCGATCGTCTGGGCATTCTCCATCCACACGGTCACCGCGTTCCTGTACCAGGGCCTGCCCGGCCGCCACTACTGGCTCACCGCCATCCTGGCCGCCCGCTTCCTGGCAAGCGCATTCTGCTCCGGTCCGGCCATCCTGCTGCTGGTCCTGAAGGTGACCGAAAAGGTCACCTCCTTCCAGATGCCGCGCAATGCCGTGAGGACCCTGACCAAGATCATCGCCTACGCCATGGTCGTGAACATGTTCTTCCTGGCGCTGGAAATCTTCACCGCGTTCTACTCCAACATCCCGGGCCACAAGCACTCCATCGTGTACCTGTTCGCAGGCGTGCACGGTCATCACGAGCTCGTGCCCTTCATGTGGACCTTCGTGGTCATGGCAGTGGTCTCCCTGACCCTGCTCATTCCGCCCAGGTTCCGTGACAACCAGAAGCTGTTGCCCTGGGCGCTGGCCATCCTGGTGGTCGCCACCTGGATCGACAAGGGCCTCGGCCTGTTGATCGGCGGCATGAACCCGACTCCGTTCGAAACCATCACGCCGTACTGGCCCACCGGTCTCGAGCTCCTGATCTCCGCCATGGTCTACGCCATCGGCGCGCTGATCGTCACCGTCCTGTTCAAGATCGCCACCAGCGTGAAGCAGGACCTTGAACAGTCCCAGGCGCTTCCCTGCGGCTGTTCCACGGAAGACCACTGCGACTGCAGCAGTGAAGAAGAAGCACCCGCCGCTGACGAGGCTCCGGCCCAGGAAGCGGAAGCCGCTGCCTAA
- the dsrO gene encoding sulfate reduction electron transfer complex DsrMKJOP subunit DsrO has protein sequence MKNNRRNFIKFAGLAAASLCIAPKAMASSGHAAPVKKHADGLNAKHWAMVVDTRKLNSEEAIAPLAAACHAIHNVSEIDTKQNIKWLWASPYEECFPEQQNPYMDDSVKERMFPMLCNHCEQPPCVRVCPTKATYQRPDGIVAMDYHRCIGCRYCMAACPYGSRSFNYSEPRKYLDLTKLNTEFPTRMRGVVEKCNFCVERLSVGKLPACVEASNGALTFGDLTDPESDVRKVLRENYTIRRKPSAGTEPSVYYII, from the coding sequence ATGAAAAACAACAGACGTAACTTCATCAAGTTCGCAGGCCTGGCAGCGGCCTCTCTGTGCATCGCCCCCAAGGCAATGGCCTCTTCCGGCCACGCCGCTCCGGTGAAAAAGCACGCGGACGGACTGAACGCCAAGCACTGGGCCATGGTGGTGGATACCCGCAAGCTGAACTCCGAGGAAGCCATCGCTCCCCTGGCCGCAGCCTGCCACGCCATCCACAACGTGTCCGAAATCGATACCAAGCAGAACATCAAGTGGCTTTGGGCCTCTCCCTATGAGGAGTGCTTCCCCGAGCAGCAGAACCCGTACATGGACGACAGCGTGAAGGAACGCATGTTCCCCATGCTCTGCAACCACTGCGAACAGCCCCCGTGCGTGCGCGTGTGCCCCACCAAGGCCACCTACCAGCGCCCGGACGGCATCGTGGCCATGGACTACCACCGCTGCATCGGCTGCCGCTACTGCATGGCCGCCTGCCCGTACGGATCCCGCTCCTTCAACTACAGCGAGCCCAGGAAATACCTGGACCTCACCAAGTTGAACACGGAGTTTCCGACCCGTATGCGCGGTGTTGTTGAAAAGTGTAACTTCTGCGTCGAGCGCCTTTCCGTGGGCAAGCTGCCCGCATGCGTTGAAGCCTCGAACGGCGCGCTGACCTTCGGCGACCTTACCGACCCCGAGTCCGACGTCCGCAAGGTCCTGCGCGAGAACTACACCATTCGTCGCAAACCCTCCGCCGGCACCGAGCCGAGCGTCTACTACATCATCTAG
- the dsrJ gene encoding sulfate reduction electron transfer complex DsrMKJOP subunit DsrJ gives MHYGGKIILGIVIFVGLLLSPFAYNALTVKASYKQPELKLPANEKKCVESLEFMRTKHMQLLDQWRDWALRDGKRVYVNHEGKEFTISLQNTCMKCHDNKAEFCDKCHNDAGVSPYCWDCHIQPEGLK, from the coding sequence ATGCATTACGGCGGAAAAATCATACTCGGCATCGTCATCTTCGTCGGGCTGCTGCTTTCCCCCTTCGCGTACAACGCGCTGACGGTGAAAGCTTCCTACAAGCAGCCGGAACTGAAGTTGCCTGCCAACGAAAAGAAATGTGTGGAATCCCTCGAGTTCATGCGCACCAAGCACATGCAGCTCCTGGACCAGTGGCGTGACTGGGCCCTGCGCGACGGCAAACGTGTCTACGTGAACCACGAAGGCAAGGAATTCACCATCAGTCTGCAGAACACCTGCATGAAGTGTCACGACAACAAAGCGGAATTCTGCGACAAGTGCCACAACGACGCAGGCGTCTCCCCCTATTGCTGGGACTGCCACATTCAGCCGGAGGGGTTGAAATAA
- the dsrK gene encoding sulfate reduction electron transfer complex DsrMKJOP subunit DsrK: MSMPSADELFKSIDYNPPASGWMETPVNFAPGNWCYPAKKDMVAYLQGYMPDAFGNPREWSPGEADWKLPPNWKEIVMNGFRERLDKFRSLKVFMDICVRCGACADKCHFFIGSGDPKNMPVLRAELMRSIYRGEFTLAGKILSKLTGSRVMEEDVLKEWFIYFYQCTECRRCSLFCPYGIDTAEITMMARELLHLVGVNINWVLEPVSNCNRTGNHLGIQPHAFKDIVDFMVDDIEEITGVRVKAPLNEKGHEILFITPSGDVFADPGIYTFMGYLMLFHFLDLDYTMSTYASEGGNFGLFTNNEAMKKLNAKMYAEANRLGCKWILGGECGHMWRVINQYMDTMNGYLQGSHMETPRNPITGTVFHNSAVTKMVHITEFTADLIKHGKLNLDPSRNDQYKVTFHDSCNPARAMGLLDEPRYVIKNVCNNFVDMPAGTIREETFCCAGGSGLNTEEIMEIRLRGGLPRGNALRYVQDKNGVNMMSCICAIDRATLPPLADYWAPGVEVCGVHELVGNALILPGEQERTMNLRQESLPGFEDEDDDWTPPNM; this comes from the coding sequence ATGTCGATGCCAAGCGCTGACGAACTCTTCAAAAGCATAGATTACAATCCGCCGGCCTCCGGCTGGATGGAGACCCCGGTGAACTTCGCACCGGGCAACTGGTGCTACCCGGCCAAGAAAGACATGGTCGCGTATCTGCAGGGCTACATGCCCGACGCCTTCGGCAACCCGCGGGAATGGTCCCCGGGCGAAGCGGACTGGAAGCTGCCGCCGAACTGGAAGGAAATCGTCATGAACGGCTTCCGCGAACGCCTGGACAAGTTCCGTTCGCTCAAGGTCTTCATGGACATCTGCGTGCGCTGCGGCGCCTGCGCGGACAAATGTCACTTCTTCATCGGCTCCGGCGATCCCAAGAACATGCCCGTTCTGCGCGCCGAACTGATGCGTTCCATCTACCGAGGCGAATTCACCCTGGCCGGCAAAATCCTGAGCAAGCTCACCGGATCCCGCGTCATGGAAGAGGACGTCCTCAAGGAATGGTTCATATACTTCTACCAGTGCACGGAATGTCGCCGCTGCTCCCTGTTCTGTCCCTACGGGATCGACACCGCGGAGATCACCATGATGGCGCGCGAACTGCTGCACCTGGTGGGCGTGAACATCAACTGGGTCCTGGAACCCGTTTCCAACTGCAACCGCACCGGTAACCACCTCGGCATCCAGCCCCACGCCTTCAAGGACATCGTGGACTTCATGGTGGACGACATCGAGGAAATCACCGGCGTGCGCGTCAAGGCCCCGCTCAACGAAAAGGGCCACGAGATCCTGTTCATCACCCCGTCGGGCGACGTGTTCGCCGACCCGGGCATCTACACCTTCATGGGCTACCTGATGCTCTTCCACTTCCTGGATCTCGACTACACCATGTCCACCTACGCATCCGAGGGCGGCAACTTCGGCCTGTTCACCAACAACGAGGCCATGAAGAAGCTCAACGCCAAGATGTACGCCGAAGCCAACAGGCTGGGCTGCAAATGGATCCTCGGCGGCGAATGCGGCCACATGTGGCGCGTCATCAACCAGTACATGGACACCATGAACGGCTACCTGCAGGGCTCTCACATGGAAACCCCGCGCAACCCGATCACCGGCACCGTGTTCCACAACTCGGCCGTGACCAAGATGGTCCACATCACCGAGTTCACCGCCGACCTGATCAAGCACGGCAAGCTGAACCTGGATCCCAGCCGCAACGACCAGTACAAGGTGACCTTCCACGACTCCTGCAACCCGGCCCGCGCCATGGGTCTGCTGGACGAGCCCCGCTACGTGATCAAGAACGTGTGCAACAACTTCGTGGACATGCCCGCCGGCACCATCCGCGAAGAGACCTTCTGCTGCGCCGGCGGCTCGGGCCTGAACACCGAAGAGATCATGGAAATCCGCCTGCGAGGCGGCCTGCCCCGCGGCAACGCCCTGCGCTATGTCCAGGACAAGAACGGCGTGAACATGATGTCCTGCATCTGCGCCATCGACCGCGCCACCCTGCCGCCCCTGGCCGACTACTGGGCCCCGGGCGTGGAAGTCTGCGGCGTGCACGAGCTCGTGGGCAACGCCCTCATCCTGCCGGGTGAACAGGAGCGCACCATGAACCTCCGTCAGGAATCCCTCCCCGGTTTCGAGGACGAGGATGACGACTGGACTCCCCCGAACATGTAG
- the dsrM gene encoding sulfate reduction electron transfer complex DsrMKJOP subunit DsrM, with the protein MNALYSLVFVFILVLIPLFGVGAGHMDFGFGVCIPYTAFALFLSGFVAKIFGWAKSPVPYRIPTTGGQQLPYDPELFKQSKLDNPSNGFQTVLRMILEIFAFRSLFRNTSTSLHETKDGPVVAYASSKWLWLFAILFHYSFFIIALRHLRLFLEPIPFFVNGLEFMDGILQIGAPVMYQTDALIVVGLLFLLLRRLVDAKIRYISLVADFFPLFLILGVALSGIWMRYYAKVDVVAIKELAMGLVTLHPHVPAGIDVSFYVHVFLVSVLMVYFPISKLMHMPGVFLSPTRNMPNDNRFHHHENPWNPDIKPLAYESYEKEFGPFMAEAGLPLDNPENAKAPEEG; encoded by the coding sequence ATGAATGCTTTGTACTCACTCGTTTTCGTTTTTATTCTGGTGCTGATCCCATTGTTCGGGGTAGGCGCGGGCCATATGGATTTTGGCTTCGGCGTCTGTATCCCGTACACGGCGTTCGCACTCTTCTTGAGCGGATTCGTGGCGAAGATCTTCGGCTGGGCAAAAAGCCCGGTGCCCTACAGGATCCCCACCACGGGCGGCCAGCAGCTGCCTTACGATCCGGAACTTTTCAAACAGAGCAAGCTGGACAACCCGTCAAACGGTTTCCAGACGGTGCTGCGCATGATCCTCGAGATCTTCGCGTTCCGGTCCTTGTTCCGCAACACGTCCACGTCTCTGCATGAGACCAAGGACGGCCCGGTGGTGGCCTACGCCTCCTCCAAATGGCTGTGGCTCTTCGCCATCCTGTTCCATTACTCTTTCTTCATCATTGCCCTGCGCCACCTGCGCCTGTTCCTGGAGCCCATCCCGTTCTTCGTCAACGGCCTGGAATTCATGGACGGCATCCTGCAGATCGGCGCTCCGGTGATGTACCAGACCGACGCCCTGATCGTGGTCGGCCTTCTCTTCCTGCTGCTTCGCAGGCTGGTGGACGCCAAGATCAGGTACATCTCTCTGGTGGCCGACTTCTTCCCCCTGTTCCTGATCCTGGGAGTGGCCCTCTCCGGCATCTGGATGCGCTACTACGCCAAGGTCGACGTCGTGGCCATCAAGGAACTGGCCATGGGTCTGGTAACCCTGCATCCGCATGTTCCCGCAGGCATCGACGTTTCCTTCTACGTCCACGTCTTCCTGGTCAGCGTGCTGATGGTCTACTTCCCCATCAGCAAGCTCATGCACATGCCCGGCGTCTTCCTGTCCCCGACAAGAAACATGCCCAACGACAACCGTTTCCATCACCACGAGAATCCGTGGAACCCGGACATCAAGCCCCTGGCCTACGAATCCTACGAAAAGGAATTCGGCCCGTTCATGGCTGAAGCCGGGCTGCCCCTGGACAACCCCGAGAATGCCAAGGCTCCCGAAGAGGGCTAG
- a CDS encoding RsbRD N-terminal domain-containing protein, which yields MTIEALIAEHKADMADKWADLIFGTYPVETQKIWKNKKNRFSNPVGAAIREATGELIDHLLQWEDADAICTSLDKMIRIRSVQDFSPSQALSFLFLFKKLLRDEYFEKLRKSEELEHLLRFEAKLDNMVLLAIDIYSRSREQIYRLRVEEVKRSQHTLLKKARMIVDVTADKAEE from the coding sequence ATGACTATCGAGGCGCTCATCGCCGAGCACAAGGCCGACATGGCCGACAAGTGGGCCGACCTGATCTTCGGGACATACCCGGTCGAGACCCAGAAAATATGGAAGAACAAGAAGAACCGTTTTTCCAACCCGGTGGGCGCGGCCATCCGCGAGGCCACCGGCGAACTGATCGACCATCTCCTGCAGTGGGAGGACGCGGACGCCATCTGCACCTCCCTGGACAAGATGATCCGCATCCGGTCCGTGCAGGACTTTTCCCCGTCCCAGGCCCTCAGCTTCCTGTTCCTGTTCAAGAAGCTGCTGCGGGACGAATATTTCGAGAAACTGCGGAAGAGCGAGGAGCTTGAGCATCTTCTGCGTTTCGAGGCCAAGCTGGACAACATGGTCCTGCTGGCCATCGATATCTATTCCCGGAGCAGGGAACAGATATATCGGCTCAGGGTGGAAGAGGTGAAGCGGTCCCAGCACACCCTGCTGAAAAAAGCCCGCATGATTGTGGACGTTACGGCCGACAAGGCCGAGGAATAG
- a CDS encoding PAS domain S-box protein, which produces MALNQLHTLLTNHEEWLMERILAYAKKQGYTRYTSTLVEPWRMSVSGLTKAIGKGLENSESLRAGLTPDDCYKDDPVSEFAIMESRLHRQRGVNLSMFLGLLKYYRASYFDLVEEKAPPELRASFHGFLLDFFDRLEVALSGDWAATTDDPPEVQAINRQLANEKNMFLTLVASLPNPVFLYDRQRTLSFYNSEAAKLIGLACDAGSGYYHERFNSEPACFDAQTQAAHLLPWIEDRVHEVSTGKNTGTHFEEEAHISGLDMHFSVSVARMSDVSGKFDGVIVTLEDITRLKKAENALKESEAKSRALFDSAADSQFLIDFDGRFIDVNRAAAMELGYSREMLLNMGLEDIVPEEVKKRIPGFLSRITANGSASFETMHVRSTGEFYPVDVNAGVIGTADGEAILATARDMTERKINEEALRKSEEKFRRIFESMEDGYFLTSLDGTIMLVNPAAARQLGYEVTQLIGLSVTERVYRDPEDRREVISILQDKGSVTGYRVDFKRSDGGFIKAEINLHFVYNEAGHPVALEGIFRDATDRIRAEEILKEREQQYRGFFMNNHAVMVLSDPKSGDIVDANPAAERFYGYDRDELLQMNMSDIQAMEEQEIFREMAMAQQEHRNHFLLKHRVFGGQVRDVEVYSGPVMVNERALLYSVIHDVTERRRLETELQRLATTDSLTGALNRHEFMRRAQEEMARARRYGHPLTVLMLDLDHFKRINDTYGHSVGDDALRILTDACRECLRETDLFGRLGGEEFSAVLTETEAWAAEKAADRLRQAMAQATIDTGRGTTTITASIGLSAMTAADGSIDDILSRADKALYVAKDKGRNRVERL; this is translated from the coding sequence ATGGCATTGAACCAACTCCACACCCTGCTCACGAACCATGAGGAATGGCTCATGGAACGCATCCTCGCCTACGCCAAAAAGCAGGGCTACACGCGCTACACCTCCACCCTGGTGGAGCCCTGGCGCATGTCCGTCAGCGGGCTGACCAAAGCCATCGGCAAAGGGCTGGAAAATTCCGAATCCCTGCGGGCCGGGCTGACCCCGGACGACTGCTACAAGGATGATCCGGTTTCCGAATTCGCAATAATGGAATCCCGGCTGCACCGCCAGCGCGGGGTCAACCTGTCCATGTTCCTGGGACTGCTCAAATACTACCGGGCCTCGTATTTCGACCTGGTGGAGGAAAAGGCTCCCCCGGAACTCCGGGCCAGCTTCCACGGTTTTCTGCTGGACTTTTTCGACCGCCTGGAAGTGGCGCTCTCCGGGGACTGGGCCGCGACCACCGACGATCCGCCCGAGGTCCAGGCCATCAACCGCCAGCTCGCCAATGAAAAGAATATGTTCCTGACCCTGGTTGCCAGCCTGCCCAACCCGGTCTTCCTCTATGACCGGCAGCGAACCCTGAGTTTCTACAACTCCGAGGCGGCCAAGCTCATCGGCCTGGCCTGCGACGCGGGCTCCGGGTACTACCACGAACGCTTCAACAGCGAACCGGCCTGCTTCGACGCACAGACCCAGGCCGCCCACCTGCTGCCCTGGATCGAAGACCGCGTGCACGAGGTCTCCACAGGGAAAAATACAGGGACCCACTTCGAGGAAGAGGCCCACATCTCCGGTCTGGACATGCATTTCAGCGTCTCCGTGGCCCGCATGTCCGACGTCTCCGGCAAGTTCGACGGGGTCATCGTCACCCTGGAGGACATCACCCGGCTGAAAAAGGCGGAAAACGCGCTCAAGGAATCCGAGGCCAAATCCAGGGCCCTGTTCGATTCTGCCGCGGATTCCCAGTTCCTCATCGACTTCGACGGCCGGTTCATCGACGTGAACAGGGCCGCGGCCATGGAACTGGGCTATTCCCGGGAAATGCTCCTGAACATGGGCCTGGAGGACATCGTCCCCGAGGAGGTCAAAAAGCGCATCCCGGGTTTCCTGAGCCGCATCACCGCCAACGGCAGCGCCTCCTTCGAAACCATGCACGTCCGGTCCACGGGCGAATTCTACCCCGTGGACGTCAATGCGGGCGTCATCGGCACTGCCGATGGAGAGGCCATCCTGGCCACGGCCCGGGACATGACCGAACGCAAGATCAACGAGGAAGCCCTGCGAAAGAGCGAGGAAAAATTCCGACGCATCTTCGAATCCATGGAGGACGGATACTTCCTCACCAGCCTGGACGGCACCATCATGCTTGTGAACCCTGCCGCGGCCCGACAGCTCGGCTACGAAGTGACCCAGCTCATCGGACTCAGCGTCACGGAACGGGTCTACCGCGATCCCGAGGACCGCAGGGAGGTCATCTCCATCCTGCAGGACAAGGGAAGCGTCACCGGATACAGGGTGGACTTCAAGCGCAGCGACGGGGGCTTCATCAAGGCCGAGATCAACCTGCACTTCGTCTACAACGAGGCCGGGCACCCCGTGGCGCTGGAGGGCATCTTCCGGGACGCCACGGACCGCATCCGGGCCGAGGAAATCCTCAAGGAGCGGGAGCAGCAGTACCGCGGTTTCTTCATGAACAACCACGCGGTCATGGTCCTGTCCGACCCCAAGTCCGGCGACATCGTGGACGCCAACCCCGCGGCGGAACGGTTCTACGGCTACGACCGGGACGAGCTGCTGCAGATGAACATGTCCGACATCCAGGCCATGGAGGAGCAGGAAATATTCCGGGAAATGGCCATGGCCCAGCAGGAACACCGGAACCACTTCCTGCTCAAGCACCGCGTCTTCGGCGGGCAGGTGCGCGATGTGGAGGTCTACAGCGGGCCGGTCATGGTCAATGAACGGGCCCTGCTCTATTCGGTCATCCACGACGTGACCGAACGCAGACGCCTGGAGACCGAGCTCCAGAGGCTGGCCACCACGGACTCGCTCACCGGCGCGCTCAACCGCCACGAGTTCATGCGTCGCGCCCAGGAGGAAATGGCCCGCGCCCGCAGGTACGGGCACCCCCTCACCGTGCTCATGCTCGACCTGGACCACTTCAAACGCATCAACGACACCTACGGCCACAGCGTGGGCGACGACGCGCTGCGCATCCTGACCGACGCCTGCCGCGAATGCCTGCGCGAGACAGACCTCTTCGGCAGGCTGGGCGGCGAGGAATTCTCGGCCGTACTCACGGAAACCGAGGCCTGGGCCGCGGAAAAGGCTGCGGACCGCCTGCGCCAGGCCATGGCCCAGGCGACCATCGACACCGGCAGGGGAACCACCACCATCACCGCCAGCATTGGGCTTTCGGCCATGACCGCGGCCGACGGCTCCATCGACGACATTCTCAGCCGCGCGGACAAGGCCCTGTACGTGGCCAAGGACAAGGGCCGCAACCGGGTGGAACGCCTCTAG
- a CDS encoding VOC family protein has product MANYTGINHLAMATGDMDTTVRFWRDLLGMRLVAGLGRPGYRHYFFEITDRDMIAFFEWDGVEPIPEKDHGVPVRGPTAFDHVSFGVAGPDDLWEIKDRLEAAGFWVSEVVDHGFIHSVYSFDPNNIPIEFSVVVERYDVHRTPAMVDSRPTATAREGAEPQPGKWPLVTRPTPLEEREVYEGEGEKVIAFLQGRGKED; this is encoded by the coding sequence ATGGCGAACTATACGGGCATCAATCATCTGGCCATGGCCACGGGAGACATGGACACCACGGTCCGCTTCTGGCGCGACCTGCTGGGAATGCGGCTGGTTGCGGGGCTCGGGAGGCCGGGCTACCGGCACTATTTCTTCGAAATTACGGACCGGGACATGATCGCCTTTTTCGAATGGGACGGTGTGGAGCCGATCCCGGAAAAGGATCACGGCGTTCCCGTGCGCGGCCCGACGGCCTTCGACCACGTCTCCTTCGGCGTGGCCGGTCCCGACGACCTGTGGGAGATCAAGGACCGGCTGGAGGCGGCCGGGTTCTGGGTTTCCGAGGTGGTGGACCACGGGTTCATCCATTCCGTCTACAGCTTCGATCCCAACAACATCCCCATAGAATTCAGCGTGGTTGTCGAGCGGTACGACGTGCACCGGACCCCGGCCATGGTTGATTCCCGGCCCACGGCGACCGCCCGCGAAGGGGCGGAACCGCAGCCGGGAAAATGGCCGTTGGTCACGCGTCCCACGCCTTTGGAGGAGCGGGAAGTCTATGAAGGGGAAGGGGAAAAGGTGATCGCCTTTCTGCAAGGGCGGGGCAAGGAGGACTAG